The following coding sequences are from one Shewanella violacea DSS12 window:
- a CDS encoding GFA family protein, with protein MIKSVGDTQIQEKHLASCHCGSVKLELSLPNGIEKPRRCDCSICRRKGAIVASVALDGIRIIEGAEILKLYQFNTNTAKHYFCSNCGIYTHHQRRSSPNEYGFNIGCLEGVNPFELGDVVTNDGVNHPADRSAS; from the coding sequence ATGATCAAGTCTGTCGGAGATACGCAAATACAAGAAAAGCACTTAGCCTCATGTCATTGTGGTTCAGTTAAATTAGAGTTATCGCTTCCAAATGGTATAGAGAAACCTAGACGTTGTGACTGTTCTATTTGCAGACGTAAAGGTGCAATAGTAGCTTCTGTCGCTTTGGATGGTATTCGTATTATTGAAGGAGCTGAGATCTTAAAACTCTATCAATTTAACACTAATACAGCGAAGCATTACTTCTGTTCTAATTGTGGCATTTACACTCATCACCAACGACGTTCTAGCCCTAATGAATATGGCTTTAATATCGGTTGTCTTGAGGGAGTTAATCCTTTTGAGCTTGGGGATGTAGTTACCAATGATGGGGTAAACCACCCAGCCGATAGGTCTGCTTCATAA
- a CDS encoding IS91-like element ISShvi3 family transposase — protein sequence MTFIDILRDHLDAFNQAYEQQITSSMQQAIHAMLSCRSNTERTSQWACQSCTHIADFPLSCGHRSCPQCQHNTTIDWLAKQQAKLLPVEYYMVTFTLPFELRVIAKHQPESMYQAMFWGAASVLKEFAKNSKQLGGEIGFTGVLHTHNRRRDFHPHIHFIIPAGSFNKDKKQWRKSKGKYLFNAFNLATVWRARLLELLTNKLGIKLPEHLPNKWVVDCQHVGKGLPALKYLSRYLYRGVLPDKCITSVVNEQVSFEYQNSQTKTTEIRTLPVTEFLWLVLQHVLPKGLRRVRDYGLLRGSAANLRQRIRLMLAVAGVVFAPLESSTKTQAIRPCPCCKQPMKFMGVHGNKHARPTSFIMQITREPNATV from the coding sequence ATGACGTTCATCGACATTTTACGCGACCACCTAGATGCGTTTAATCAGGCTTACGAGCAGCAAATTACCTCTTCGATGCAACAAGCGATACACGCCATGCTCAGTTGCCGCAGCAATACTGAGCGAACGAGTCAGTGGGCTTGCCAGAGTTGCACTCATATCGCTGACTTTCCACTTTCATGCGGCCATCGCAGTTGCCCACAGTGCCAGCACAACACTACGATAGATTGGCTCGCTAAACAGCAAGCTAAACTACTCCCTGTTGAATACTATATGGTCACTTTTACTTTGCCTTTTGAGCTTCGAGTCATTGCAAAACATCAACCAGAGTCGATGTATCAAGCTATGTTCTGGGGTGCCGCCAGCGTGCTAAAGGAGTTCGCCAAAAACTCAAAGCAACTCGGAGGTGAGATTGGCTTTACTGGCGTATTGCATACCCATAACAGGCGGCGTGATTTTCATCCCCACATCCACTTCATCATCCCTGCAGGCAGCTTTAACAAAGACAAAAAACAGTGGCGCAAGAGCAAAGGCAAGTACCTGTTCAACGCCTTCAACCTTGCCACTGTATGGCGTGCACGTTTGCTAGAGCTACTGACAAATAAACTCGGGATCAAGTTACCAGAACACCTGCCCAACAAATGGGTGGTCGACTGCCAGCACGTTGGTAAAGGCTTGCCAGCACTCAAGTACCTGTCCCGATATCTCTATCGCGGTGTATTGCCAGATAAATGCATAACCAGTGTCGTCAATGAACAAGTCAGCTTCGAGTATCAAAATAGCCAAACCAAAACAACTGAAATACGTACCTTACCAGTAACTGAATTTCTATGGTTAGTGCTTCAGCATGTTTTACCCAAAGGGTTACGGAGAGTGAGAGACTATGGACTGTTAAGAGGGAGTGCTGCCAATCTGCGGCAACGAATACGCTTGATGCTGGCAGTTGCAGGAGTGGTATTTGCCCCGCTCGAAAGTAGCACTAAAACTCAAGCCATACGACCTTGCCCCTGCTGCAAACAGCCAATGAAATTTATGGGGGTTCATGGGAATAAGCATGCACGACCGACAAGTTTTATCATGCAGATAACAAGGGAGCCTAACGCCACTGTTTAA
- a CDS encoding tyrosine-type recombinase/integrase — MNTSEQQRFDFLYEQHLTNLTLQGKRPATIDAYSRAVRRIAAFFDCCPDNLTTDDLKRYFASLIDSHSWSTVKLDRNGLQFFYRYVLNHSWEWLNIVKPPQVQRLPDILTPCEVAIVISLTRQLRYQVCFLTLYSMGLRLGEAISLRVGDIDSQIMQVHIRNAKGGKDRLVPLPKRTLQALRYYWKTHHHPRYLFPGKDSQPDSLIDKGGIQKALKRVIGECNIHKSISPHNLRHSYATHLLEQGLDLRSVQSLLGHNSLNTTARYTRLTQITRKNTVEAINQLADGLALSWECGA; from the coding sequence ATGAACACATCCGAACAACAACGCTTTGATTTTCTTTATGAACAACATCTTACCAACTTAACCCTGCAAGGCAAGCGACCCGCAACCATCGACGCATACAGTCGTGCTGTAAGGCGCATTGCAGCATTCTTTGACTGCTGTCCCGATAATCTCACAACCGATGATTTGAAGCGCTATTTTGCTTCTTTAATCGATTCACACTCTTGGAGCACCGTGAAGTTAGACCGTAATGGCTTACAGTTTTTTTATCGTTACGTGCTTAACCACAGCTGGGAGTGGCTCAACATCGTCAAGCCGCCCCAAGTGCAGCGCTTGCCCGATATTCTTACGCCTTGTGAGGTTGCCATCGTCATTAGCCTGACTCGACAACTGCGATATCAGGTCTGCTTTTTGACCTTGTACAGCATGGGATTACGACTCGGTGAAGCGATTTCATTGCGTGTTGGCGATATCGATTCACAAATAATGCAAGTGCATATTCGTAATGCTAAAGGCGGCAAGGATAGATTGGTTCCTCTGCCAAAACGTACCTTGCAGGCTTTACGTTATTACTGGAAAACCCATCACCATCCTCGTTATCTCTTTCCTGGTAAAGATAGCCAGCCAGACTCATTGATAGATAAAGGCGGTATTCAGAAAGCGCTAAAGCGGGTTATCGGAGAGTGCAATATTCATAAATCCATCAGCCCTCATAATTTACGACACAGCTATGCGACCCATCTGCTCGAACAAGGACTAGACTTGCGTTCGGTACAGAGTTTGCTTGGCCATAACAGCCTTAACACCACTGCACGCTATACACGGCTCACCCAAATTACCCGCAAAAATACCGTTGAAGCGATTAACCAACTTGCAGACGGCTTGGCACTGTCATGGGAGTGTGGCGCATGA
- a CDS encoding transposase codes for MARPRSTLISIEDTPFYHCISRCIRMAWLTGVDRYSGKSYEHRREWVESRILELAQIFAIDVAAYAVMSNHLHLVLRVDIFEANSWTDKEVVAHWHQLFKGTEVTQKFAKGELVESFEVKALKHSIAQYRSRLSDISWFMRCLNEPIARQANKEDNCTGRFWEGRFKSQALLDEAAVLACMAYVDLNPIRAKMAATPETSDFTSIQRRITAVCNGEQPKSLLPFVGNERKDMPKGLMFSAKDYLQLVDDTGRIIRDDKRGAISQTSQLILDRLNIPQANWLKLTTEFSRLFKGPVGTLQELDAYCEHLDRKRRQGAANCHRWLDSA; via the coding sequence ATGGCCAGACCAAGAAGCACATTGATTAGCATTGAAGATACGCCTTTCTACCACTGTATTTCTAGATGTATTCGCATGGCGTGGCTTACGGGAGTCGATAGATACTCAGGTAAGTCATACGAGCATCGGCGTGAGTGGGTTGAGTCTAGGATACTTGAACTCGCTCAAATTTTTGCTATAGATGTGGCGGCTTATGCTGTTATGTCTAACCACCTGCATTTAGTGCTTAGGGTCGATATTTTTGAGGCCAATAGCTGGACAGATAAAGAAGTGGTAGCGCATTGGCATCAGCTGTTTAAAGGGACTGAAGTTACGCAGAAGTTTGCTAAGGGGGAGTTAGTTGAAAGCTTTGAAGTTAAAGCCTTAAAGCATTCAATTGCTCAATACCGAAGTCGATTAAGTGATATCTCTTGGTTTATGCGCTGCCTCAATGAACCCATTGCGAGACAGGCCAACAAGGAAGATAACTGTACAGGGAGATTTTGGGAGGGGAGGTTCAAGTCCCAAGCCCTATTGGATGAGGCCGCTGTCCTGGCCTGCATGGCTTATGTAGACCTCAATCCAATCCGCGCCAAGATGGCCGCAACACCTGAAACCTCAGACTTCACCAGCATTCAGCGACGTATAACTGCAGTTTGTAATGGAGAACAGCCTAAGTCACTACTGCCATTTGTGGGTAATGAACGCAAGGATATGCCAAAAGGACTGATGTTCAGTGCTAAAGATTACTTACAACTTGTTGATGATACAGGGCGTATTATTAGAGACGACAAGCGTGGTGCCATTAGCCAGACATCACAACTGATACTCGATAGACTCAACATTCCTCAAGCGAATTGGCTAAAACTCACCACTGAATTCAGCCGACTATTTAAAGGTCCAGTAGGAACCCTTCAAGAGTTAGATGCCTACTGCGAACACTTAGATAGAAAGCGCCGGCAAGGGGCGGCTAATTGTCATCGATGGCTAGATAGCGCCTAG
- a CDS encoding aspartate/glutamate racemase family protein codes for MKTIGMIGGMSWESTASYYQALNLGIKRELGGLHSAKIALYSVDFAEIERLQHLGEWDQTANILADAARSVEAAGADFFMICTNTMHKVAEFVEQQVSIPLLHIADATAHKLIGDGIKTVGLLGTQFTMEQDFYKGRLTEKFAIEVLTPNIRQREVVHSVIYEELCLGIIKSDSRDAYLAIIEDLYRQGAQAVILGCTEIALLVNQQDTQVPLYDTTAIHAEAAVAFSLRK; via the coding sequence ATGAAAACCATAGGAATGATAGGCGGCATGAGCTGGGAGTCTACGGCCAGTTATTATCAGGCATTAAACCTGGGCATAAAGCGTGAACTCGGTGGATTACATTCGGCCAAAATCGCCCTCTATAGTGTCGATTTCGCCGAGATTGAACGCCTGCAACACTTAGGTGAATGGGATCAAACCGCCAATATATTAGCCGATGCAGCTCGCTCTGTTGAAGCCGCAGGGGCCGATTTCTTCATGATCTGTACCAATACTATGCATAAAGTGGCTGAGTTTGTGGAGCAGCAGGTAAGCATTCCCTTACTGCATATCGCCGATGCCACAGCCCATAAGCTTATTGGGGATGGCATAAAAACAGTTGGGCTATTGGGCACACAATTTACCATGGAGCAGGACTTCTATAAGGGGCGCTTGACCGAGAAGTTTGCCATAGAGGTGCTAACCCCAAATATACGCCAAAGGGAAGTCGTTCATTCGGTTATCTATGAGGAGTTGTGTCTTGGCATTATCAAGTCTGACTCTCGTGATGCCTATCTGGCCATCATAGAAGATCTCTATCGTCAGGGCGCACAGGCAGTGATTTTAGGGTGTACCGAGATAGCGCTATTAGTTAACCAGCAAGATACTCAGGTTCCCTTGTATGATACGACGGCAATACATGCAGAAGCTGCGGTGGCATTCTCGCTGAGAAAATAA
- a CDS encoding TetR/AcrR family transcriptional regulator, which produces MASGRKRNFDIDFALEKATLVFWQKGFAGTSMTDLTQSMGINKPSLYSAFGNKEQLFVTATEHYLSRYASPHIEKLQDTEFSTKQRLLNYLLSVIEMQCDSSLPRGCFVSLCVAESASHEMPQSAMDAILTIQSSHQAFLTEFFNKEKAQGNLDQSLDVAANVNYIMTFIHGSAVLARSGQTLDELTQAAHIAVQVW; this is translated from the coding sequence ATGGCTTCCGGTAGAAAACGTAACTTCGACATAGATTTCGCCCTGGAAAAGGCGACCTTAGTATTTTGGCAGAAAGGCTTTGCTGGGACGTCCATGACAGATTTGACCCAGAGCATGGGGATCAACAAGCCAAGCCTGTATTCGGCATTCGGAAATAAAGAGCAGTTGTTTGTCACTGCCACAGAGCATTATCTGTCTAGGTATGCCAGTCCCCATATTGAAAAACTTCAAGATACAGAGTTTAGTACCAAGCAGCGTCTGCTGAATTATCTCTTGTCTGTGATAGAGATGCAGTGTGACTCATCCCTACCAAGGGGCTGTTTTGTTTCTCTTTGCGTTGCGGAATCAGCCAGTCATGAAATGCCCCAGAGTGCCATGGATGCCATATTGACCATCCAAAGCTCTCATCAAGCGTTTTTGACCGAATTTTTCAATAAGGAGAAAGCTCAAGGTAATCTGGATCAGAGCTTGGATGTTGCAGCCAACGTCAATTACATCATGACCTTTATTCATGGCTCTGCCGTACTAGCCCGCTCGGGTCAAACACTGGATGAGCTCACCCAGGCCGCTCACATCGCCGTGCAAGTTTGGTAA
- a CDS encoding SDR family oxidoreductase produces MSFDIANKVALVTGANRGIGKSIVESFLAHGAKKVYLAVRDLDSTKELVKQYGHKVSPLLIDVSNAQSIMAAAKIATDVQVVVNNAGVLKIAAPLDEHAEASLTEELNINAFGLLRMAQAFTPILEKNGPAALVQLNSVASIKNFAALTTYSASKAAAYSITQGLKESLGPKNIAVLSVHPGPINTDMAAQGGMTEIAEPTSVVAQGIVTSLKAGDFHLFPDAMARDFQGAYQSYADNIIEADLSE; encoded by the coding sequence ATGAGTTTTGATATAGCGAATAAAGTGGCACTGGTTACTGGCGCGAATCGTGGTATTGGCAAGTCGATCGTGGAGTCATTTCTGGCTCACGGCGCGAAGAAAGTCTATCTGGCAGTACGCGATCTCGACTCAACTAAGGAGCTAGTGAAGCAATATGGCCATAAGGTTTCACCTCTGCTGATTGATGTGTCTAATGCTCAATCCATTATGGCTGCGGCAAAAATTGCAACCGATGTGCAAGTGGTGGTGAATAACGCTGGCGTGTTGAAAATTGCCGCCCCGCTGGATGAACATGCAGAAGCCTCATTAACCGAAGAGCTCAACATCAATGCCTTCGGCCTGCTGCGCATGGCTCAGGCATTTACCCCGATACTTGAAAAGAATGGTCCAGCCGCCCTGGTTCAACTCAATTCGGTGGCTTCAATTAAAAACTTTGCTGCTCTCACCACCTATTCAGCCTCGAAAGCGGCTGCATATTCGATTACCCAAGGTTTGAAAGAGAGTCTAGGGCCGAAGAATATTGCCGTATTGAGTGTCCATCCCGGCCCAATAAATACCGATATGGCGGCTCAAGGTGGCATGACAGAAATAGCCGAGCCCACCAGTGTGGTTGCCCAAGGAATAGTGACCTCTCTAAAAGCTGGAGACTTTCATCTCTTCCCTGATGCTATGGCCAGAGACTTTCAAGGTGCCTACCAAAGCTATGCCGATAACATCATAGAGGCTGATTTATCTGAATAA
- a CDS encoding Lcl C-terminal domain-containing protein: MKKLLLAAAITLSFSATALEQTCEMSFEASTPTARFIDNNDGTVTDQSTKLIWMRCSVGQSWNNETKDCDGMPVTVFWQGALQAADNARTNEANKLYHFAGKGNWRVPNIKELVSIREQRCVHPAMNKVIFPNIDAIAQAEGGYAYLWSSTPVIADEGIMNLDVTAGGIVASGSVVDYARGVLLVADPE, translated from the coding sequence ATGAAAAAATTACTATTAGCGGCGGCGATAACCCTGAGTTTCTCTGCGACAGCCCTAGAACAAACTTGTGAAATGAGTTTCGAAGCGAGCACTCCCACCGCAAGATTTATCGATAATAATGACGGCACAGTGACAGACCAATCCACTAAACTGATTTGGATGCGTTGCTCAGTAGGCCAAAGCTGGAACAATGAGACTAAGGATTGTGATGGCATGCCTGTGACTGTCTTCTGGCAAGGCGCGCTGCAAGCGGCCGACAACGCCAGAACGAATGAGGCAAATAAGTTATATCACTTCGCAGGCAAGGGTAACTGGCGCGTGCCTAACATAAAAGAACTCGTTTCTATCCGCGAGCAGCGCTGTGTGCATCCTGCGATGAATAAGGTTATCTTCCCGAATATCGATGCCATTGCGCAGGCTGAGGGTGGCTATGCATATCTGTGGTCATCTACACCTGTTATAGCCGACGAAGGGATCATGAATTTAGATGTGACAGCTGGCGGCATAGTGGCGAGTGGCTCAGTAGTGGATTATGCCCGGGGTGTGCTCCTGGTCGCCGATCCTGAATGA
- a CDS encoding Lcl C-terminal domain-containing protein has translation MKRNLSPLYLALVCAGLTACGSSDDSSKVAIPEPAKVYSVNFSADTSVDGLVCADSNQNLMCDAGEVQADMTAGVASLSSEDVAVLNNYYLVQSQDAGSDKPMMRYLASAAIADKSEVILNPVSSMVSGLMLNGMTQEKALASIASSLNKQFKLELPADASLLQHHDALTDFNPKFDVMWQAIGAKAAQSPALLAAMSQHLASWAGMTDQQMRFFAKDIVGYASQLNAIYPMTDTGNTLFADGSSFSSEIRDEQFVGQDADYGLDKTKNDNSDGLAGFSYQKLDAKGEALAADAQQWSCVKDLNTGLIWENKTADGISAQDKDHLLVYIKDERAIFQGEIDEASCDDANGICTIAQYQTYLNELEDKQGMCGVKDWQLPSFDQLYSLMNFASTDAGSDGVEMAVDIKYFPNTADNDYWTGTPSVENYASMDQSDYLWTLGFNRWYMGATTSYDYCVSKDDCDYPSALPVRLVGVK, from the coding sequence ATGAAAAGAAATCTAAGCCCTCTCTATCTCGCGCTGGTATGTGCTGGATTAACCGCCTGTGGCTCGAGCGATGATTCGAGCAAGGTTGCAATCCCTGAGCCTGCTAAGGTTTATAGCGTTAATTTTAGTGCCGATACCAGTGTAGACGGCTTGGTCTGCGCCGATAGCAATCAAAATTTGATGTGTGATGCGGGTGAAGTTCAGGCCGATATGACGGCTGGTGTGGCGAGTCTTAGCAGCGAAGATGTGGCTGTGTTGAATAATTACTACCTAGTGCAGAGCCAAGATGCCGGCAGTGACAAGCCCATGATGCGCTACCTTGCATCTGCGGCCATAGCCGACAAGAGTGAAGTGATACTAAACCCGGTTTCTAGCATGGTGTCTGGTCTTATGCTTAATGGCATGACCCAAGAGAAGGCATTAGCCTCGATAGCAAGCAGCCTAAACAAGCAGTTTAAACTCGAGTTACCAGCCGATGCTAGTCTGTTACAGCATCATGATGCTTTGACCGATTTTAATCCTAAATTTGATGTCATGTGGCAAGCGATAGGCGCTAAGGCCGCTCAGTCGCCAGCTTTACTGGCTGCAATGAGCCAGCATCTGGCTTCCTGGGCCGGTATGACTGATCAGCAAATGCGCTTTTTTGCTAAAGATATAGTCGGTTACGCCAGTCAGTTAAATGCTATTTATCCCATGACAGACACAGGGAATACCTTGTTTGCCGATGGCAGTTCATTCAGCTCTGAAATTCGAGATGAGCAGTTTGTCGGACAAGATGCCGACTATGGCCTGGATAAGACCAAGAATGATAACAGTGATGGCTTAGCTGGTTTTAGTTATCAGAAGCTCGATGCTAAGGGTGAGGCGTTGGCCGCCGATGCTCAGCAGTGGAGCTGCGTGAAAGATCTCAATACTGGGCTTATCTGGGAGAATAAAACTGCCGATGGCATAAGTGCGCAAGACAAAGATCACCTCTTGGTTTACATCAAGGATGAGCGCGCCATTTTCCAAGGTGAGATCGATGAGGCTAGTTGTGATGATGCCAATGGTATCTGCACCATAGCGCAATATCAGACCTATCTAAATGAGCTAGAAGATAAGCAAGGCATGTGTGGGGTTAAAGATTGGCAATTACCCAGCTTCGATCAGCTATACAGCTTGATGAATTTTGCCTCCACCGATGCCGGCAGTGATGGGGTAGAGATGGCTGTAGACATCAAATACTTCCCCAATACAGCAGACAATGATTATTGGACCGGCACGCCATCGGTAGAGAACTATGCCTCGATGGATCAGTCTGATTATTTGTGGACCTTAGGTTTTAATCGTTGGTACATGGGAGCTACAACGTCTTACGACTATTGTGTCAGTAAAGATGATTGTGATTACCCATCAGCCTTACCTGTCCGTCTTGTCGGTGTTAAATAA
- a CDS encoding proprotein convertase P-domain-containing protein — MHHFKLAAVSLLVSGICGASELHFLTPLSPTKIESPAQANDYLSQEFSRQHQLAYERRGVFGHYYSFYPLIDGHPIFSLVDALAVNRAGMPFRYYQASVASLLSLTWPDSELAPEPSAIALAIGIEADNFDIQDLSKGWWLTEESGIDPVWQVQVKQLEPEATFSFYIDLDHKQFLGKERTVEAYLPDFTPGDLLTGKSLKALVFDPDPKTKLMDESLEQQALTETLPHAAYSRVELQDLQAVEAGFMLSGPYVKVVDLTEPVNPSPLLTGDIEWRRHDDEFVQVMAYYHLDKAQRHLQSLGYQGASQIFYSPIEVDARGGTKDQSAYSFLENRILLGVGGVPDGEDADVIWHEFGHGLLHFINNSDKGGDSGAIGEGFSDFYAGVHSFRDPQGQIFEPNVMFNWDARFGNRKPRTLNDQSAKYNPNYNYPAHQWVKDTLGDQLWSTPLFQGMRRAFDSHGEQAIDDFERLVIEGMYGMGAGVRMDQLALSTLDMAARMYPAKDYADILQQQFDKHGLILDPIELVISSVVKQQTGSVPLNLSLQNLAVAKLEDISFSFSDLPQGVEVSGEMTPITELLAGDTRAIDAEFTLALGDNLSCGEKITLPVDVHYTSDIAAINHSRLTLAVTIGEGIHQTATGIGGDLLDAIANDIGLTKEMGVNNFYLDFSQPDLTVNQDITLSLHIEHPQLDQLSIKLISPSGQQVDIWDRDYYPRTSFDYSLPNSVVDIDWSAVIDDSLTGEWQLQIIDHDAGNKGKLLSWGLSQVSEYICNQPDVSPQPDKTIDEKPSSSGGSLGWTLWMLCFAYITRQYGKMEN; from the coding sequence ATGCATCATTTTAAATTAGCGGCTGTATCCTTGCTCGTAAGCGGCATCTGCGGTGCGAGTGAGTTACATTTTCTGACGCCATTGAGCCCCACAAAGATAGAAAGTCCAGCTCAGGCCAATGACTACCTGAGCCAAGAGTTTTCAAGACAACACCAGTTAGCCTATGAGCGCCGGGGCGTATTTGGTCATTACTACAGTTTTTATCCTCTGATAGATGGCCATCCGATATTTTCCTTGGTCGATGCCTTAGCGGTGAACCGAGCCGGTATGCCTTTTCGCTACTATCAAGCATCTGTTGCTTCCTTGCTATCACTCACCTGGCCTGACTCTGAGCTTGCACCCGAGCCCAGTGCCATTGCCCTTGCTATCGGCATAGAAGCGGATAATTTTGACATTCAAGACCTGAGCAAAGGTTGGTGGTTAACAGAGGAGTCGGGCATTGATCCCGTGTGGCAGGTACAAGTTAAACAGCTTGAACCTGAGGCGACTTTTTCTTTCTATATCGATTTAGACCATAAACAATTTTTGGGCAAGGAGCGCACGGTTGAAGCTTATCTGCCTGACTTTACTCCCGGTGACTTGCTCACAGGTAAGAGTCTTAAGGCGCTGGTATTCGATCCCGATCCTAAGACTAAGCTGATGGATGAGAGTCTGGAGCAACAAGCTTTGACCGAGACCTTACCACACGCTGCCTATAGCCGAGTCGAGCTGCAAGATCTTCAGGCTGTCGAGGCCGGTTTCATGCTCAGTGGTCCCTATGTCAAGGTGGTGGACTTGACCGAGCCCGTTAACCCATCGCCCTTGCTGACAGGCGACATTGAGTGGCGCCGCCATGACGATGAGTTTGTCCAGGTTATGGCTTATTATCATCTGGATAAGGCCCAGCGTCATCTGCAGAGCCTTGGTTACCAAGGTGCTAGCCAGATATTTTACTCGCCCATCGAGGTGGATGCTCGTGGTGGCACTAAGGATCAGTCGGCATATTCCTTCTTGGAAAATAGGATCTTGCTCGGTGTCGGTGGTGTGCCTGACGGTGAAGATGCCGATGTGATCTGGCATGAGTTTGGCCATGGCTTACTGCACTTTATCAACAATAGTGATAAAGGGGGCGACAGTGGTGCCATAGGGGAGGGATTCTCCGACTTCTACGCCGGAGTGCATAGCTTCAGGGATCCCCAAGGCCAGATTTTTGAGCCTAATGTCATGTTTAACTGGGATGCCAGATTCGGTAATCGTAAGCCCAGAACATTAAACGATCAATCGGCTAAATATAATCCTAATTATAATTATCCGGCTCACCAGTGGGTCAAAGATACCTTAGGCGATCAGCTCTGGTCGACGCCCTTGTTTCAGGGGATGCGCCGGGCGTTCGACAGCCATGGCGAGCAGGCTATCGATGATTTTGAGCGTCTGGTCATCGAAGGCATGTACGGCATGGGCGCCGGGGTTCGTATGGATCAGCTCGCCTTGTCGACCTTGGACATGGCCGCGCGTATGTATCCGGCTAAGGACTATGCTGACATCTTGCAACAGCAATTTGATAAGCATGGTTTGATCTTAGATCCCATCGAGTTAGTTATCTCCAGTGTGGTGAAACAGCAGACGGGTTCGGTACCGCTTAATCTTTCCCTGCAAAATCTTGCTGTGGCGAAACTTGAAGATATTAGTTTCAGTTTCTCTGACTTACCTCAGGGTGTAGAAGTGAGTGGTGAGATGACGCCAATTACTGAATTACTCGCCGGTGATACCAGGGCCATAGATGCAGAGTTTACCTTGGCACTTGGCGATAACTTATCTTGTGGTGAGAAGATCACATTGCCCGTGGATGTGCATTATACCAGTGATATCGCCGCGATAAATCACTCCAGACTCACACTCGCCGTGACCATAGGCGAGGGAATCCATCAAACGGCCACAGGCATAGGCGGAGACTTACTCGATGCCATAGCCAATGATATTGGCTTGACCAAGGAGATGGGGGTTAACAACTTCTATCTTGACTTTAGTCAGCCAGATTTAACCGTTAATCAAGACATTACACTGTCTCTGCACATTGAACATCCTCAACTTGACCAGCTCAGCATCAAGCTTATTAGCCCATCGGGACAACAAGTCGATATCTGGGACCGGGATTATTACCCGCGTACGAGCTTCGATTATAGCTTGCCAAATAGTGTGGTCGATATCGACTGGTCAGCTGTTATCGATGACAGCCTGACGGGGGAGTGGCAGCTGCAGATCATAGATCACGATGCAGGTAACAAGGGCAAGCTGCTTTCATGGGGCTTGAGTCAGGTGAGTGAATACATCTGTAATCAGCCTGATGTTAGTCCACAGCCAGATAAAACAATCGATGAGAAACCAAGCAGTTCCGGTGGCAGCCTAGGCTGGACGCTTTGGATGCTTTGTTTCGCATATATAACACGACAATATGGAAAAATGGAGAACTAG